The window CCGCCGCCTTCTGGCGGCTGCTGACCGAGGGCCGCAGCGCGATCACCGACGTGCCCGCCGGCCGGTGGGACGCCGAGGAAACCGGTGTCCGCCAAGGCGGATTCCTCGACGACGTCGACCGCTTCGACGCCGCGTTCTTCGGCATCTCGCCCCGCGAAGCCACCGCGATGGACCCGCAGCAGCGGCTGGTGCTGGAACTCGCGTGGGAAGCCCTGGAGCACGCCGGGATCGTGCCCGCGAGCCTCGGCGGCAGCGCCGCGGGCGTGTTCGTCGGCGCCATGGGGGACGACTACGCCGCGCTCGTGCACGCGAGCGACCCCGCGGCGATCACCCACCACACCATCACCGGCGTGCACCGCAGCCTGCTCGGCAACCGCGTCTCCCACCTGCTCGGCGCGCACGGCCCGAGCTTCACCGTCGACTCCGGGCAGTCGTCCTCGCTCGTCGCCGTCCACCTGGCGGTGCAGAGCCTGCGCCGCGGCGAGTGCCCGATCGCGCTGGCGGGCGGGGTCAACCTCACCTTCGCGCCGGGCAACGCCGTCACCGTGGCTCGCTTCGGCGGGCTTTCGCCGGACGGCCGGTGCTTCACCTTCGACGCCCGGGCCAACGGTTTCGTGCGCGGCGAGGGCGGCGGGCTCGTCGTCCTCAAGACGCTCTCGCGGGCGCGCGCGGACGGCGACGAGATCCTGGGCGTCATCCGCGGCACCGCGGTCACCAATGACGGCGCGAGCGACGGCCTGACCGTCCCGGACGCCGAGGCCCAGGCCGCGGTGGTGCGCGGCGCCCACGCCGACGCCGGGATCTCGCCGTCCGCGGTCGGCTACGTCGAACTGCACGGGACCGGGACGAAGGTCGGGGACCCGATCGAGGCGGCCGCGCTGGGTGCGGTCTTCGCCGCCGGACGCGACGAGCCGCTGCCGGTCGGCTCGGTCAAGACGAACATCGGGCACCTGGAGGGCGCGGCGGGCATCGCCGGGCTGCTCAAGGCGCTCCTCGCGGCGCGCCACGCGACGCTGCCCGCGAGCCTGAACTTCGCGACGCCGAACCCGGCGATCCCCCTCGACGAACTGAAGCTCCACGTCGTGGCGGAGCGGACCGGCTGGGCCGCCGAACGCCGGATCGCCGGCGTCAGCTCGTTCGGCATGGGCGGGACCAACGCCCACGTCGTGCTCGAAGCGGCCGAGCCCGTCGCCCCTCGCGAGGCGACCGACGCGGCGGCACCCTGGCTGCTCTCGGCCCGCACCGCGACGGCGCTGCGAGCGCAAGCGCGCCGCCTGCTGTCGCATGTGGACGACCACCCCGAACTGTCCCCTGTGGACGTCGGCTGGTCGCTGGCGACGCGTCGCACGGCGTTCGAGCACCGCGCGGTCGCCGACGGCCGCGACGGGTTGCGGGCGGTAGCCGACGGAATGGCCGTCACCCAGGGCGTCACGGCCACGAACGACGGCCGCGTCGTCTTCGTCTTCCCCGGCCAGGGCGGCCAGTGGGCCGGGATGGCCGCCGAGCTGCTCGACGCCTCGCCGGTGTTCGCCGCGCGGCTGGCCGAGTGCGCCGCCGCACTCGCGTCGCACCTCGACTGGGACGTCGTCGACGTCCTCCGCCACGGGACGCCGTCGCTCGACCGCACCGACGTGCTGCAGCCCGTGTTCTGGTCGGTCGCGGTGTCGCTGGCCGCCGAGTGGCGGGCGCACGGGGTCGAGCCCGGGGCCGTGCTCGGGCACAGTCAGGGCGAGCTGGCGGCCGCCGTCGTCGCCGGTGCGCTGTCGCTGGCGGACGCGGCGCGGATCGTCGCGCTGCGCGCCAAGCTGCTCGCCGACCGGATGGCCGGGAACGGCGGCATGCTGTCGGTCGACCTGCCGGTCGCAGCCGTCGCCGAGGTGCTCGCGGCCTACCCCGGCCGCCTCTCGGTCGGCGCCGTCAACGGCCCGGCGACGACCGCGGTTTCCGGCGACCTCGACGCCCTCGACGAACTGCAGGCCGAGCTGTCCGCCCGCGAGGTGCGCTGCCGCCGGATCGCCATCGCCTACGCTTCCCACTCCGCGCAGGCGGAGCCACTGAAGGACGAGCTGCTGCGGCTGATCGCCGGAATCCGGCCGACGGCGGCGAAGATCCCGTTCTACTCGTCGACCGCGGGCGGCCTGCTCGACACCGAACGGCTCGACGCGGACCACTGGTTCGCGAACCTGCGGCAGCCGGTGCTGTTCGACCCGGCCGTGCGGGCCGCGCTGGCCGCTGGGATGGGCGTGTTCGCCGAGATCAGCCCGCACCCGGTGCTCGTCGGCGGCCTGCTGGAGACCGCGGCCGACGCCGGCCGCCCGGCCGCGGCGGTCGGCACGCTCCGCCGAGGCGACGGCGGCCCGGCCCGCTTCGCCACGTCGGTCGCCGAGCTGTGGACCCGCGGCGGCAGCGTCGACTGGACGGCCGCGTTCCCCGGCGCCCGCCCGGTGGACCTGCCGACGTATGCCTTCCAGCGCGAGCGCTTCTGGCTCGACGGGAACACCGCCGAAACCGTCGGTGCGCACCGATACGCTGGTAACCGGGGGCCGGAGGCACGCCCAGCGCAGCCGGCCCAAGACCTTCTCGACACCGTCCGCGCCCACACCGCGCTGGTGCTCGGCCACCCCGGCCCGGAGGCGATCGACCCCGCGGCGTCGTTCAAGGATCTCGGCTTCGACTCGATCATCGGCGTCGAGCTGTGCACGCGGCTGTCCGACGCGACCGGCCTGAAGGTGCCCGCGACCTCGGTGTTCGACCACCCGACCCCGGCCCGGCTCGCCGCGATGCTGCGCGGTGAGCCGTCCGGGATCTCCCCGGGCGCCGAAGCCCGCGCCGCCGAGCCGATCGCGATCGTCGCCATGAGCTGCCGGTACCCGGGCGGCGTCCGCTCGGCCGACGAGCTGTGGCAGCTGGTCGCCGACGGCCGCGACGTCATCGGCGGCCTGCCCGCCGACCGCGGCTGGGACCTCGACGGCCTGTACGACGCCAACCCGGGCAAGGCGGGCAAGTCCTACGCGCGCCACGGCGGTTTCCTCACCGACGTCGCCGAGTTCGACGCGGACTTCTTCGGCATCTCGCCCCGCGAAGCCCTCGCCATGGATCCGCAGCAGCGGCTGCTGCTGGAGACCACGTGGGAGGCGTTCGAAAACGCCGGCATCGACCCCGCGTCGCTGAAGGGCAGCCGCACCGGCGTCTACGTCGGGGCCACCTCGTCCGAGTACGGCCCGCGCCTGTTCGAAGGCGGCGAAGGCTTCGACGGCCACCTGCTGACCGGCACCACCGGCAGCGTCGCGTCCGGCCGGCTGGCCTACGTCCTCGGCCTGGAGGGCCCGGCGCTGACGGTCGACACGGCATGCTCGTCCTCGCTGGTCGCGCTGCATCTCGCCGTGCGCGCGCTGCTGGCGGGGGAGTGCACGCTGGCGGTCGCCGGCGGCGCGGCCGTGCTGGCCAGTCCCGGCATGCTCGTCGAGTTCAGCCGCCAGCGCGGCCTGTCGGCCGACGGCCGGTGCCGGGCCTTCTCGGCCGACGCCGACGGCACGGGCTGGGCCGAGGGCGCGGGTGTCGTGCTGGTCGAGCGGCTCTCCGACGCCCAGCGGCTCGGCCACCCCGTGCTCGCCGTCGTACGCGGCACGGCAGTCAACTCCGACGGCGCGTCCAACGGCCTGACCGCACCGAACGGGCCGTCCCAGCAGCGCGTGATCCGCTCCGCGCTGGCCGACGCCGGGCTCACACCGTCCGAAGTGGACGTCGTCGAGGCCCACGGCACCGGCACGCCGCTGGGCGACCCGATCGAGGCCCAGGCGCTGATCGCCACCTACGGCCACGACCGCGAACGGCCGCTGCTGCTCGGCTCGCTGAAGTCGAACCTCGGGCACACGCAGGCCGCCGCGGGCATCGGCGGCGTGATCAAGATGGTCCAGGCCCTGCGCCACGGCGTCGTGCCGCAGACGCTGCACGCCGACGAGCCCAGCCCGAAGGTGGACTGGTCCGCCGGCGCGGTGACCCTGGCCGCGGCGGCGCAGCCGTGGCCGGAGACGGGCGCGCCTCGCCGGGCCGGGGTGTCGTCGTTCGGCATCAGCGGGACGAACGCGCACGTCATCGTCGAGCAGGCGCCGCAATCGGTTCCCACGGCGTCCGAAGAGGACGGACTGGGCGTGTGGGTGCTGTCCGGCCGCACCGAAGCCGCGGTGGTGGACCGGGCGTCGGCGCTGGCGGAGACGTCGCACGGCGTCGCCGCAGTCGGCTGGTCCCTCGCCTCGACGCGGACCGCGTTCGAGCACCGGGCCGCCGTGGTCGGCGAACGCGCCCAGCTCCTGGACGGCTTGCGCGAAATCACCACGCGGACCCCGGGTGCGTCCGTGGTCACCGGCGTCACGGGCCCGGTCGGCCGGACGGTGTTCGTCTTCCCCGGTCAGGGCGCCCAGTGGGTCGGCATGGCGGCCGGCCTGCTCGAGGAGTCGGCGGTCTTCGGCCGGCGGTTCGCGGAGTGCGCGGCGGCGCTCGAGTCCTTTGTCGACTGGTCGCCTGTGGACGCTCTGCGCGAGGGCGAGTTGGACCGGGTCGACGTCGTCCAGCCTCTGTCGTGGGCGGTGATGGTGTCGCTCGCCGCGCTCTGGCAGTCGTACGGCGTCACGCCGGACGCGGTCGTCGGGCACTCCCAAGGCGAGATCGCCGCGGCCGTGGTCGCGGGTGGACTGTCCCTCGAGGACGGTGCGCGCGTGGTCGCGTTGCGCAGCAAGGCCATCGCGGCCGGACTGGCGGGCAAGGGCGGCATGGCCTCGGTCGCGCTGGACGCCGAACGCGTGCGGGCGTTGCTCGACGACCGGATCTCGATCGCGGCGTTCAACAGTCCGTCGTCGACGGTCGTGTGCGGCGACCCGGCGGCCCTGCGGGAACTGGTCGCGCGCTGCGAACGTGAGGGCATCCGGGCGCGGGCGATCCCGGTGGACTACGCGTCGCACTCCGCGCACGTGGAGGCGATCGAAGCCGAGTTGTGCGAGGCGCTCGCGGACATCCGGCCGCGGACCGGGCAGATCCCGTTCTCTTCGACCGTCACCGCCGAACCGATCGACACCGCGACCCTCGACGCCGGGTACTGGTACCGCAACCTGCGCCGGCCGGTCCGGTTCCACGAGACCGCCGTAGCGCTCGCCGAGCGGGGGCACCGCTTCTTCGTCGAGGTCAGCCCGCACCCGGTACTCGGCGGCGGACTCCAGGAGACCACGGATGCGGCCGTCGTCGGGACGTTGCGGCGGAACGAGGGCGGGCTCCGCCGGTTCCTGCTGTCCGCGGCCCAGCTCTGGGCGCACGGTCACGACGTCGACTGGTCGGCCCTCTACCCACAGCGGCGCACGGTGAGCCTGCCCACCTATCCCTTCCAGCGGCAGCGGTTCTGGCTCGAACCCGCGACCAAGCCCGCCGACGACAGCCGGTTCTGGACCGCGTTCGACGACGGCACGCTCGGCCTCGCCGAGGACACGCCGTGGCGCGACGCACGGCCGGTGTTGGCCCGCTGGCGGCGGCAAGCCGACTTGGACCACTGGCGCCACCGCATCGCCTGGCGCGCGTTGCCGGAACCGCACGCCACTCCGCTCACCGGCACGTGGCTCGTCGTCACGCCCACCGCCGGAGTCCTCGCCGGACTCGACGCCGACCTAGTCGACGTGCTCGTCACCGACGACGACCGCGCCACTCTCGCCGAACGGCTGGCCGGGCTGAACCCCGCCGGAGTCCTCGCGCTGGCGACGTCCGACGACCCGATCCACGCCGTCACCAGCGCGGCCGTGCTCGTCCAAGCCCTCGGGGACGCCGGGATCGACGCGCCGCTGTGGTGCCTGACCCGCGGCGCGGTCGCCGCGGCCGACACCGACCCGGCGCCGAAGCCGGAGCAGGCCGCGGTCTGGGGGCTCGGCCGGGTGGCCGCGCTGGAGCACCCCGGCCGCTGGGGCGGGCTGATCGACCTGCCCGCGACCTGGGACGCCGACGTCGCCGCCCGCCTGGCCGCCGTACTGTCCGGAGTGGACGGTGAGGATCAGGTCGCCATCCGGCCGTCCGGCGTGTTCGCCCGCCGGCTGGTCCCCGCGTCCCTGCGGGGCAAGTCGCCGGCCCAGACCTGGGAGACGCGCGGCACCGCGCTGGTCACCGGCGGCACTGGCGCGCTCGGCAGGCACCTCGCCCGGTGGCTCGTCGCGCGCGGTGCCGAGCACGTCGTCCTGACCGGGCGCCGCGGCGCCGACACGCCCGGCCTGGCCGAGCTGCGGGACGAGCTGGCCCCCCGGGTGAGCGTCGTGGCCTGCGACGTCGCCGACGCGGACGCCCTCCGCGAGCTGGTCGACGGCCTCGACGACCTCCGCACCGTCGTCCACGCGGCCGGGACCGGCACGCTCGCCGCGCTCGACGACACCGACCCCGCCGCGATCGCCGAAGTCCTGCGGGCCAAGGTGCTCGGCGCACGGCACCTCGACACCCTGCTCGGTGACCGCGAGCTGGACGCCTTCGTGCTCTTCTCCTCGATCTCCGGCGTCTGGGGCGTCGCCGACCACGCCGCCTACGCCGCGTCGAACGCCTACCTCGACGCTCTCGCGCTGCGCCGCCGAGCACTCGGCCGGACCGCGCTGTCGGTGGCCTGGGGTCCCTGGGCGGGCGGCGGCATGATCGCCGAGTCCCTGCACGACGTCCTCGCCCGCCGCGGCGTCCCGGTCATCGAGCCCGAGCCCGCTCTCCTCGG of the Amycolatopsis sp. NBC_01488 genome contains:
- a CDS encoding type I polyketide synthase; this encodes MTGFASTPGEPVAVVGLSCRLPGADGPAAFWRLLTEGRSAITDVPAGRWDAEETGVRQGGFLDDVDRFDAAFFGISPREATAMDPQQRLVLELAWEALEHAGIVPASLGGSAAGVFVGAMGDDYAALVHASDPAAITHHTITGVHRSLLGNRVSHLLGAHGPSFTVDSGQSSSLVAVHLAVQSLRRGECPIALAGGVNLTFAPGNAVTVARFGGLSPDGRCFTFDARANGFVRGEGGGLVVLKTLSRARADGDEILGVIRGTAVTNDGASDGLTVPDAEAQAAVVRGAHADAGISPSAVGYVELHGTGTKVGDPIEAAALGAVFAAGRDEPLPVGSVKTNIGHLEGAAGIAGLLKALLAARHATLPASLNFATPNPAIPLDELKLHVVAERTGWAAERRIAGVSSFGMGGTNAHVVLEAAEPVAPREATDAAAPWLLSARTATALRAQARRLLSHVDDHPELSPVDVGWSLATRRTAFEHRAVADGRDGLRAVADGMAVTQGVTATNDGRVVFVFPGQGGQWAGMAAELLDASPVFAARLAECAAALASHLDWDVVDVLRHGTPSLDRTDVLQPVFWSVAVSLAAEWRAHGVEPGAVLGHSQGELAAAVVAGALSLADAARIVALRAKLLADRMAGNGGMLSVDLPVAAVAEVLAAYPGRLSVGAVNGPATTAVSGDLDALDELQAELSAREVRCRRIAIAYASHSAQAEPLKDELLRLIAGIRPTAAKIPFYSSTAGGLLDTERLDADHWFANLRQPVLFDPAVRAALAAGMGVFAEISPHPVLVGGLLETAADAGRPAAAVGTLRRGDGGPARFATSVAELWTRGGSVDWTAAFPGARPVDLPTYAFQRERFWLDGNTAETVGAHRYAGNRGPEARPAQPAQDLLDTVRAHTALVLGHPGPEAIDPAASFKDLGFDSIIGVELCTRLSDATGLKVPATSVFDHPTPARLAAMLRGEPSGISPGAEARAAEPIAIVAMSCRYPGGVRSADELWQLVADGRDVIGGLPADRGWDLDGLYDANPGKAGKSYARHGGFLTDVAEFDADFFGISPREALAMDPQQRLLLETTWEAFENAGIDPASLKGSRTGVYVGATSSEYGPRLFEGGEGFDGHLLTGTTGSVASGRLAYVLGLEGPALTVDTACSSSLVALHLAVRALLAGECTLAVAGGAAVLASPGMLVEFSRQRGLSADGRCRAFSADADGTGWAEGAGVVLVERLSDAQRLGHPVLAVVRGTAVNSDGASNGLTAPNGPSQQRVIRSALADAGLTPSEVDVVEAHGTGTPLGDPIEAQALIATYGHDRERPLLLGSLKSNLGHTQAAAGIGGVIKMVQALRHGVVPQTLHADEPSPKVDWSAGAVTLAAAAQPWPETGAPRRAGVSSFGISGTNAHVIVEQAPQSVPTASEEDGLGVWVLSGRTEAAVVDRASALAETSHGVAAVGWSLASTRTAFEHRAAVVGERAQLLDGLREITTRTPGASVVTGVTGPVGRTVFVFPGQGAQWVGMAAGLLEESAVFGRRFAECAAALESFVDWSPVDALREGELDRVDVVQPLSWAVMVSLAALWQSYGVTPDAVVGHSQGEIAAAVVAGGLSLEDGARVVALRSKAIAAGLAGKGGMASVALDAERVRALLDDRISIAAFNSPSSTVVCGDPAALRELVARCEREGIRARAIPVDYASHSAHVEAIEAELCEALADIRPRTGQIPFSSTVTAEPIDTATLDAGYWYRNLRRPVRFHETAVALAERGHRFFVEVSPHPVLGGGLQETTDAAVVGTLRRNEGGLRRFLLSAAQLWAHGHDVDWSALYPQRRTVSLPTYPFQRQRFWLEPATKPADDSRFWTAFDDGTLGLAEDTPWRDARPVLARWRRQADLDHWRHRIAWRALPEPHATPLTGTWLVVTPTAGVLAGLDADLVDVLVTDDDRATLAERLAGLNPAGVLALATSDDPIHAVTSAAVLVQALGDAGIDAPLWCLTRGAVAAADTDPAPKPEQAAVWGLGRVAALEHPGRWGGLIDLPATWDADVAARLAAVLSGVDGEDQVAIRPSGVFARRLVPASLRGKSPAQTWETRGTALVTGGTGALGRHLARWLVARGAEHVVLTGRRGADTPGLAELRDELAPRVSVVACDVADADALRELVDGLDDLRTVVHAAGTGTLAALDDTDPAAIAEVLRAKVLGARHLDTLLGDRELDAFVLFSSISGVWGVADHAAYAASNAYLDALALRRRALGRTALSVAWGPWAGGGMIAESLHDVLARRGVPVIEPEPALLGLGQALDHDEAFVAVAEIDWPVFAEVFSAVRPSPLLAEQPEVKRLREETPDTAGWTEQLVALSGPEREKLVSTLVRQQVAAALGHSTPENIDVRRAFKDLGFDSLTAVELRNRLSAATGLKLPSTLVFDHPTAALLTEHLLAQVTPESTVDDTAPVAVADDDPIAIVAMGCRFPGGVATPEQLWTLLTDGVDAISGLPADRGWDLGSLYDADASRPGTTYARHGGFLADATRFDPAFFGISPREAVAMDPQQRLLLEVCWEVFERAGIDPAALHGTPAGVFVGMTDQAYGSGGAEGEDYLVTGAVSSVASGRIAYVLGLEGPAVTVDTACSSSLVALHLAAQSLRSGECSMALAGASMVMSTPSQFVGFSRQRGLAPDGRCKPFAAAADGFALAEGVGVLLVERLSDARRNGHPVLAVLRGSAINSDGASNGLTAPNGRSQHRVIRAALAGAGLRPSEVDVVEAHGTGTPLGDPIEAQALIAAYGPERERPLLVGSLKSNLGHTQTASGVAGVIKMIEAMRHGVLPKTLHLDEPTAEVDWSSGVVELVAEDRAWPETGAPRRAGVSAFGISGTNAHVILEQAPEESPVDALPDTVGTWVLSARSEAAVRAQAAALAESAHGVAETGWSLVSTRSTFEYRAAVVGDRDELLAGLRELAAGGPVSTGTAGETVFVFPGQGAQWAGMAVGLLDEAPVFAERIAECAAALAPYVDWSLTDVLSDATALDRVDVVQPASWAVMVSLAALWRAHGVEPDAVVGHSQGEIAAAVVAGGLSLEDGARVVALRSKAIAAGLAGRGGMAWIAAPEAEVTPLLAPYGGRLSIAAVNGPRSVVVSGEVDGLEALLAEAGDLRIRRIPVDYASHSAAVEAIEAELAEALAPVRPRPSAITYVSGVTGAPVDTGTLDAGYWYRNLRQPVRFHDATKTLIAAGHRFFVEVSPHPVLGGGIEETLDETSETAAVVGTLRRNAGDRRRFLTSLCQLWTHGHDVDWPVLYPVKRTVPVPTYPFQRQRFWLEPRSSAPAVRSAVDELRYEVRWSPLATPRPASLDAGWLAVVPAGHDCRDLLGPAVRLLEVSTEDRAELAALLAAEAPPVGVVSLLALDDRPHAEHPVLTAGLAGNVVLTQALADAGIAAPLWFATRGAVSAEPGEPLVNAGQAMAWGLGGILGLDQPDRWGGLVDLPPATDAATAGRLAAVLTGYDGEDQVALRPSGVFARRLVRAPASPPAGTRWRPRGTVLVTGGTGALGGQVARWLAAHGVEHLVLLSRQGDNAPGAAELTGELSALGAKVTVAACDVSDRDALRELLAELPSLDAVVHTAGAVDVERPITAVTLADFAELAEAKVRGARNLDELCGDLDAFVLFSSGAGVWGNAGQAGYAAANAFLDALAHQRRDRGVPATSIAWGAWAGGGMVDENVGAQLERRGVPMMRPELAVTAIQPSVDSGSPTGVVADIDWAKFTPLYTASRQRPLLRELPEAQQESPVDSGGGELAKRLQAASESERDRVVLDLVRGEVAAVLGFPGRDAVRPTQTLKELGFDSLTALDLRNRLGAATGLKLPATLVFDYPTPTAVAKHLLAGLVVEETEAGDLVGELDRIEAALADLPADDLGQVTARLRKLLWKWDDPGDDDLEGDDLELDTATDDEMFAAIDRELGIS